The DNA region CCCTTTCTCGGCCGCTCGCGCCGCCCTAATCCAGGTCCGGCGCCTTGGTCAGATGGCCCGTATCGTCGAAAACGTAGAAGTATCTGGGCTGTACGTAGACGTGGATGAGGCTGCCCACCCTGTAGGGGTGCACGCCTTCTTCCTCCAGGACCAGGGATCTGTTGCGATAGTGGAAATGGACGAACGTCTGCGAGCCGTTGATTTCCGCAAGCTCGACCGTGGAGGCGATCTCGATGTCCTCCTCGGTGTGTTTGTTGATGGAGAAATGGTGCGAGCGAACGCCGAAGGTGTAGGGTCCGGGAGGCAGGTCCTTCAGGTGCCCGGTCAGCGGGAAGCGGATGCCTATGCGCAGCTGGGCCTCGCCTTCGCCCACGTCGGCGTGGATGAAGTTGATGGGCGGATCGCTGAAGACCTCGGCGACCTTGGTGGTGGACGGCTTCTGGTAGACCTCGGTGGTGGGGCCGGTCTGCAGGATGCGGCCCTCGTGCATCACGATGATGTTGCCGCCCAGCATCAGCGCTTCTGATGGCTCCGTGGTGGTGTAGACCACGATGGACTCGCGCTTGGTGAAGATGGACAGAAGCTCCTGGCGCAACTCCTCGCGCAGCTTGTAATCCAGGTTCACCAGGGGTTCGTCCAGGAGCAGCAGGCCCGTGTCCTTGACCAGGGCGCGGGCAATGGCCGTGCGCTGCTGCTGGCCGCCGGAGAGCTCGACCGGCAGGCGGTCCAGAAGGTGCTCGATGTGCAGGA from Oceanidesulfovibrio marinus includes:
- a CDS encoding ABC transporter ATP-binding protein gives rise to the protein MGLVLKDVDRVVDQEIYLKDINLALESGSRYVVLGRTLAGKTTLLRVMAGLDRPTNKGSVLVDGTNVTGQSVRKRNVAMVYQQFINYPSLSVYKNIASPLRGIPKAEVDQRVRHAASILHIEHLLDRLPVELSGGQQQRTAIARALVKDTGLLLLDEPLVNLDYKLREELRQELLSIFTKRESIVVYTTTEPSEALMLGGNIIVMHEGRILQTGPTTEVYQKPSTTKVAEVFSDPPINFIHADVGEGEAQLRIGIRFPLTGHLKDLPPGPYTFGVRSHHFSINKHTEEDIEIASTVELAEINGSQTFVHFHYRNRSLVLEEEGVHPYRVGSLIHVYVQPRYFYVFDDTGHLTKAPDLD